In Solanum pennellii chromosome 7, SPENNV200, the following are encoded in one genomic region:
- the LOC107023975 gene encoding protein FAR1-RELATED SEQUENCE 9 → MTSGQRILGGGVQHVLDYLRRMQAESPAFFYAVQGDNGSSNGNIFWADAAARMNYHYFGDSIKLDTSYRANGYRVPFATFTGLNHHAQPVLFGCALLFNESEDSLVWLLQTWLQAMSGQTPVSITTDTDHLIQMAVAHVLPETHHRLCKWSIIRETKEKLTHVCQAHPTFETEFMKCVNGSETIEEFEFQWKSFLERYYLTDNEYLQSIYSARRHWVPVFMRETFFGDILSDEENDAKNTFFNGYVDATTSIQLLIKQYEKALTLWHEKELKADLDSTNTTPVLKTPSPMEKQAANLYTRKVFIKFQEELVETLANPATKIDESGTITTYHVAKFGEEHKAHTVRFNTFELTANCSCLMFEFSGIICRHVLSVFRAKNVLTLPSQYILKRWTINAKTGSGSTVEEHRLELPTNSQESLTMRRNSLRQEAIKFVEEGAKSIHHYNIAVNALKEAAKKVAAAKKKNADKTLVNNLVNGCNQVVDQGDIDLADSGQSKEEKEQKIRQLTAELESVNQQAEVYRANLLAVLKDMEEEKLKLSVKVQNARLSLKE, encoded by the exons ATGACTAGCGGACAAAGAATCCTTGGTGGAGGGGTTCAGCATGTGTTGGACTATCTGAGGCGAATGCAGGCTGAAAGTCCAGCATTTTTCTATGCTGTTCAGGGTGATAATGGATCTTCTAATGGAAACATTTTTTGGGCCGATGCAGCTGCCAGAATGAACTATCATTATTTTGGGGATAGTATCAAATTGGATACTTCATATCGAGCTAACGGATATAGGGTACCTTTTGCTACTTTCACTGGCTTAAATCATCATGCACAGCCTGTTCTTTTTGGATGTGCTTTGCTTTTTAATGAGTCTGAAGACTCACTTGTCTGGCTCCTCCAAACTTGGCTTCAAGCGATGTCTGGACAGACGCCTGTTTCCATCACAACTGACACTGATCATCTCATACAGATGGCTGTTGCTCATGTTCTGCCAGAAACACACCATCGTCTTTGTAAATGGAGCATAATTCGAGAAACCAAGGAGAAGCTGACTCATGTATGTCAAGCACATCCAACCTTTGAAACTGAATTTATGAAGTGTGTTAATGGAAGTGAGACAATCGAGGAATTTGAATTTCAGTGGAAGTCATTCCTAGAAAGATATTACCTCACGGATAATGAATACCTCCAATCAATTTATAGTGCTCGCCGTCACTGGGTTCCTGTTTTCATGCGAGAGACATTTTTTGGGGATATTTTAAGTGATGAAGAAAATGATGCCAAAAACACCTTCTTCAATGGGTATGTGGATGCTACTACCTCTATCCAGTTGTTGATTAAACAATATGAAAAAGCTCTTACACTCTGGCATGAAAAGGAATTAAAGGCAGATCTTGACTCTACTAATACTACGCCAGTTCTAAAGACGCCATCGCCTATGGAAAAACAAGCAGCTAATCTCTATACTAGGAAGGTTTTCATTAAATTTCAAGAGGAACTGGTTGAGACCCTTGCGAATCCTGCAACTAAAATTGATGAATCCGGAACAATCACAACATATCAtgttgcaaaatttggggaagaGCACAAGGCACACACGGTTAGGTTCAACACATTTGAGTTGACAGCTAACTGTAGCTGTCTTATGTTTGAATTTTCAGGTATAATTTGTAGACATGTGTTATCTGTGTTCAGAGCCAAAAATGTTCTTACGCTTCCTTCCCAATACATTTTGAAACGTTGGACAATAAATGCCAAGACTGGCAGTGGAAGCACCGTAGAGGAACATCGTTTAGAGTTACCTACCAATTCtcaagagtctttaactatgCGTCGTAATAGTTTGCGACAGGAGGCAATTAAATTTGTAGAAGAAGGGGCGAAATCTATTCATCATTATAATATTGCTGTGAACGCTCTGAAAGAGGCTGCAAAAAAGGTTGCTgctgcaaagaagaaaaatgctGATAAAACTCTGGTGAACAATTTAGTAAATGGATGCAATCAAGTAGTGGATCAAGGTGATATTGATCTAGCAGATTCAGGTCAATCCAAG GAAGAGAAGGAACAAAAGATCCGTCAATTGACTGCCGAGTTAGAGAGTGTAAATCAACAAGCGGAAGTTTATCGTGCCAATCTATTAGCAGTTTTGAAAGACATGGAGGAGGAGAAACTAAAGCTATCTGTGAAAGTACAAAATGCACGGCTTAGCTTAAAAGAGTGA